Proteins from a genomic interval of Prionailurus viverrinus isolate Anna chromosome F2, UM_Priviv_1.0, whole genome shotgun sequence:
- the LOC125156734 gene encoding lymphocyte antigen 6H-like — translation MRGLQLVLLVFLLCWERVLSLQCYSCLELEAKSQCQPIQCPMSGVCFNSDMTATLGTGKKVKSQHKGCAPSCEVATKIMTQLSQMTNPESLSQGVLTKFEVQEVTCCEKDLCNGVARTARSSWALAGGLLLSLGPAFLRALP, via the exons ATGAGAGGCCTCCAGCTGGTTTTGCTGGTTTTCCTGCTGTGCTGGGAGCGTG TCCTCAGCCTGCAGTGTTACAGCTGTTTGGAACTGGAGGCCAAGAGCCAGTGCCAGCCCATCCAATGTCCCATGTCCGGCGTCTGCTTCAACAGTGACATGACCGCGACCTTGGGCACTG GAAAGAAGGTAAAGTCCCAGCACAAGGGCTGCGCCCCCTCCTGCGAGGTGGCCACGAAGATTATGACGCAGCTCTCACAGATGACCAACCCTGAGAGCCTGAGCCAGGGGGTCCTGACTAAGTTCGAAGTGCAGGAGGTGACGTGCTGTGAAAAGGACCTCTGTAACGGGGTGGCCCGGACGGCGCGCAGCTCCTGGGCCCTGGCGGGAGGGCTCCTGCTCAGCCTAGGACCCGCCTTCCTCCGGGCCCTGCCGTGA